In Melitaea cinxia chromosome 4, ilMelCinx1.1, whole genome shotgun sequence, a single genomic region encodes these proteins:
- the LOC123670361 gene encoding protein ARV1 codes for MSESTYKCVNCGERASALYRTYGPSVLKLTKCESCKGVVDKYIEYDPVIVMIDLVLMSKEAQRHIIYNTEFKSYWKLFIILIMLETYGVWRNDSLFNIVINTICDIRNNSTINSTHIALPIKLSVAEPWASDCKGWIHEEKESMDLFIWEKDFYVQFLSIFAGIIVFITTIHLLMNIFKKIRFQNAVSLISVLKSFSLSNMSLLFTLPMLVWGNNETPPETRLLHYLMVFMYSFVFFYNVFQVLYEIPKIITVFILSVSYIVKYMTIFHMTPLIRRIIS; via the exons ATGTCTGAAAGTACGTATAAATGCGTAAACTGCGGCGAGAGGGCCAGTGCTTTATACAGAACTTATGGTCcttctgttttaaaattaacaaaatgt GAGAGTTGTAAGGGTGTGGTGGACAAGTATATAGAGTACGACCCAGTTATAGTCATGATTGATCTAGTTCTTATGTCTAAAGAGGCTCAGAGACACATAATATACAATACTGAATTTAAG tCATACTGGAAGCTATTTATTATACTAATCATGTTGGAAACATACGGAGTGTGGAGAAATGACAGTCTCTTCAATATCGTCATTAATACCATCTGTGACATTAGGAATAATAGTACAATTAATTCTACTCATAT tgcACTGCCAATAAAATTATCTGTGGCCGAACCTTGGGCCAGTGACTGTAAAGGCTGGATTCACGAGGAAAAGGAATCAATGGATCTGTTTATATGGgaaaaagatttttatgtacAATTCTTATCTATATTTGCTG gtataatagtttttataacgacgatacatttattaatgaatattttcaaaaaaataagatttcaAAATGCAG TGTCCTTAATAAGCGTATTGAAATCGTTTTCACTCAGTAACATGAGTTTATTGTTCACTCTGCCGATGTTAGTTTGGGGTAACAATGAAACACCACCAGAGACAAGattgttacattatttaatgGTTTTCATGTATAGTTTTGTTTTCTTCTACAATGTTTTTCAAG tgtTGTACGAAATTCCTAAAATTATAACAGTGTTCATACTAAGTGTAAGTTACATTGTTAAATATATGACAATATTTCACATGACACCGCTAATCAGAAGAATAATATCATAG
- the LOC123669978 gene encoding uncharacterized protein LOC123669978 has protein sequence MKLIVMGLGLLHLAVAMPAITLQDLEMVDDTMSVGTIVRETRAAPPDNFHKTYESEGDGEIGYSRKKTGGGKKGYQHFDSYHKKGGDNYELETQDSFGHDDEGHDGAHSHPQKKTERYREAESGDEEERGKAEKTDKDHEELREGAADGNGGVESYGHDPADYVLPEKYTYGTGDEYNF, from the exons ATGAAGTTGATTGTTATGGGTTTGGGATTACTGCATTTGGCGGTAGCAATGCCTGCCATAACTCTCCAAGATCTGGAGATGGTCGACGACACCATGTCAGTGGGAACAATCGTTCGGGAAACTAGAGCTGCACCC CCTGATAACTTCCACAAAACGTATGAAAGCGAAGGCGATGGTGAAATTGGTTACTCGCGCAAGAAGACCGGCGGTGGTAAGAAAGGCTACCAGCACTTTGATTCCTACCACAAGAAGGGGGGAGACAACTACGAACTCGAGACTCAAGACTCGTTTGGACATGATGACGAAGGGCATGACGGCGCTCACAGTCATCCGCAAAAGAAAACAG AACGATATCGCGAGGCAGAGTCAGGCGACGAGGAAGAAAGGGGAAAAGCCGAAAAGACAGACAAGGACCATGAAGAATTAAG AGAGGGCGCTGCTGATGGAAACGGTGGAGTAGAGTCGTATGGCCACGATCCCGCTGACTACGTTCTTCCCGAAAAGTACACTTACGGTACCGGCGACGAATATAACTTCTAA